A genomic segment from Dermacentor silvarum isolate Dsil-2018 chromosome 11, BIME_Dsil_1.4, whole genome shotgun sequence encodes:
- the LOC119433820 gene encoding ribosome biogenesis protein BRX1 homolog codes for MAKRRKRSRAAEDAEEAVETQERLPPVTRRSDEPPEKKHKWINKQRVMIFASRGITFRDRHLMLNLRTLLPHSKPESKMEKKDPLVVINEICDMKNCNKCLYFENKKRKDLYLWVSNVPNGPSVKFLVENVHTMEELKMTGNCLKGARPLLSFDKAFNENPFAKLMKELLSQVFGTPRYHPKSQPFVDHVFTFSLLDHRIWFRNYQIVEETGALVEIGPRFVLNPIKVFEGSFGGTVIYSNPNYVTPSQHRRSLKLAAAGKYKERKEARASLKHRIAEGPAPSNPLDDIFQTVPPEKAKGRDKLLFRRKK; via the exons ATGGCGAAGCGCAGGAAGCGTTCACGTGCGGCCGAAGATGCTGAAGAAGCTGTTGAAACACAAGAAAGGCTTCCTCCGGTCACCAGAAGATCGGATGAACCCCCCGAGAAGAAG cacaAATGGATTAACAAGCAGCGTGTCATGATCTTTGCATCGAGGGGGATTACATTCAGAGACAGGCATCTCATGCTGAACCTTCGCACATTGCTGCCTCATTCCAAGCCAG AGTCCAAGATGGAGAAGAAGGACCCCCTTGTAGTCATAAATGAG ATATGTGACATGAAGAATTGCAACAAGTGTTTGTACttcgaaaataaaaaaagaaaagacctcTATTTATG GGTATCCAATGTACCAAATGGACCGTCTGTCAAGTTTCTTGTTGAAAATG TTCACACCATGGAGGAGCTGAAGATGACAGGCAACTGCCTCAAAGGTGCACGGCCGCTTCTGTCCTTCGACAAG GCATTTAATGAGAACCCATTTGCAAAGCTGATGAAGGAGCTGCTGTCTCAG GTATTTGGGACACCCAGGTACCATCCCAAGAGCCAGCCCTTTGTGGACCACGTGTTCACCTTCTCACTGCTGGACCACCGGATATGGTTCCGCAACTACCAGATTGTGGAGGAGACCGGGGCACTAGTCGAGATTG GCCCTCGGTTTGTGCTCAACCCAATCAAAGTCTTTGAGGGCAGCTTCGGAGGAACTGTGATCTACAGCAACCCGAACTATGTGACTCCAAGTCAG CATCGGCGTTCCCTAAAGTTGGCTGCCGCTGGCAAatacaaggaaagaaaagaagccaGAGCCAGCCTCAAGCACCGCATTGCCGAAGGGCCAGCACCTTCCAATCCACTGGATGACATCTTCCAGACAGTTCCTCCAGAGAAAGCCAAGGGAAGGGACAAGCTACTGTTTCGACGAAAGAAATAG